A single genomic interval of Zobellia nedashkovskayae harbors:
- a CDS encoding M1 family metallopeptidase, with the protein MRNLFALFFFFSICSCFGQHQDKVDFIQAEVFIEPIPLNKEIKGGVIYQFDVLQNVDSVFLDAKDMAFTKVELDGKKVEFTKTDKTISIYKKFKKDKSYKLTIEYLAKPKQTVYFLGWGDNIEGNEQIWTQGQGKYTSHWLPSFDDMNEKVEFDLFIQAGRKFDVIANGKLAVTPPQIDDNPVWLFNMKKPMSSYLLAFTIGNYSKQELASSSGVPIENYYYPQDSTRVEPTYRYTQQIFDFLEDEIGVPYPWQNYKQIPVRDFLYAGMENTGNTIFSDGYVIDSTAFVDKNFVNVNAHELAHQWFGNLVTEKDGNHHWLHEGFATYYAYLAEKEIFSNDHFYWKLFETAKELQEISENGKGKALVDPKASSATFYEKGAWALVMLKDKVGDEAFKKGVVAYLNKHQFKNVTIEDFIKEVELASALNLDEFRVKWLLSTEFPYDDVKTFLMAKNKSIRTFFVSKHSEKDLSVWLHENRPVEYKEALIDKFEKEIVAGGLEMILMESPYLEVRQKGLQLIQKIPINKKEVVEKLLTDKSYVTQELALYKLWSTFPESQKVYLDAIKGVNGLPNKNVRLLWLLLAVATNDYEAQNTTRYFAELSGYTSPEYGWEVRMSAFQYLREIGFTDEGLLNLIYATNHHSWQFKKFARSLIDQLLEDEDYKIRIQKLVEKLNEDESRYIYTKLN; encoded by the coding sequence ATGAGAAACCTTTTCGCACTCTTTTTTTTCTTTTCGATATGTTCTTGCTTTGGTCAACATCAAGATAAAGTCGACTTTATTCAAGCCGAGGTGTTTATTGAGCCTATTCCATTAAATAAGGAGATAAAAGGTGGTGTGATTTATCAGTTTGATGTGCTTCAAAATGTTGATTCCGTTTTCCTTGATGCAAAAGATATGGCATTTACAAAAGTTGAACTGGACGGTAAAAAAGTAGAGTTTACTAAGACAGATAAAACCATTTCAATTTATAAAAAGTTTAAAAAAGACAAATCGTATAAACTCACTATTGAGTATTTAGCCAAACCAAAGCAAACCGTTTATTTTTTAGGTTGGGGTGATAACATAGAAGGGAACGAACAGATTTGGACGCAAGGTCAAGGCAAGTATACCAGTCATTGGTTGCCCAGCTTTGATGATATGAACGAAAAAGTTGAGTTTGATCTATTTATTCAGGCGGGTAGAAAATTTGATGTAATAGCAAATGGTAAGTTGGCTGTGACTCCCCCTCAAATAGATGATAACCCAGTTTGGCTTTTTAATATGAAGAAGCCCATGAGCAGTTATCTGTTGGCTTTTACTATTGGTAATTACAGTAAACAGGAATTAGCTTCTTCTAGTGGCGTGCCCATTGAAAATTATTATTATCCTCAAGATAGTACAAGGGTAGAGCCAACTTACCGTTATACACAACAAATTTTTGATTTTCTAGAAGATGAAATTGGAGTGCCTTACCCATGGCAGAATTACAAACAGATTCCCGTTCGCGACTTTTTGTACGCAGGAATGGAGAATACGGGAAATACAATTTTTTCTGACGGTTATGTTATAGACTCCACCGCTTTTGTAGATAAGAACTTTGTAAATGTCAATGCCCATGAATTGGCACACCAGTGGTTTGGTAACTTGGTTACTGAAAAAGATGGAAACCACCATTGGCTGCATGAAGGATTCGCGACTTATTATGCTTATTTAGCCGAAAAGGAAATTTTTAGCAACGATCATTTTTACTGGAAGTTGTTTGAAACAGCAAAAGAGCTTCAGGAAATATCTGAGAATGGTAAAGGGAAAGCTTTGGTAGACCCTAAAGCGAGTAGTGCTACTTTTTATGAAAAGGGAGCATGGGCCTTGGTTATGTTAAAAGATAAAGTGGGAGATGAGGCGTTTAAAAAAGGAGTTGTAGCTTATTTGAATAAACATCAGTTTAAGAATGTAACTATTGAAGATTTTATAAAGGAGGTTGAACTGGCATCAGCTTTAAATTTAGATGAGTTTAGAGTAAAGTGGTTGCTGTCCACTGAGTTTCCTTATGACGATGTGAAGACCTTTCTAATGGCGAAAAACAAATCTATCCGGACTTTTTTCGTTTCTAAACACTCCGAAAAAGACCTTAGTGTTTGGTTACATGAAAATCGGCCCGTAGAATATAAAGAGGCATTAATTGATAAATTTGAAAAAGAGATAGTAGCGGGTGGATTGGAGATGATATTAATGGAAAGTCCTTATTTAGAAGTTCGTCAAAAAGGGCTTCAGCTAATTCAAAAAATTCCAATTAATAAAAAGGAAGTAGTGGAGAAATTGTTGACCGATAAAAGCTATGTGACCCAAGAACTAGCTTTGTATAAGCTATGGTCAACTTTTCCTGAAAGTCAAAAGGTATATTTAGATGCTATTAAGGGTGTTAATGGCTTGCCAAACAAAAATGTAAGGTTATTGTGGTTGTTGTTAGCGGTTGCCACTAATGATTATGAAGCTCAAAATACTACAAGGTATTTTGCGGAATTGAGCGGTTATACTTCTCCGGAATATGGATGGGAAGTTCGTATGTCCGCATTTCAATACTTGCGCGAAATAGGTTTTACAGATGAGGGACTCCTTAATCTTATCTATGCCACAAACCACCATTCATGGCAGTTTAAGAAATTTGCCAGAAGTCTAATAGATCAACTTTTGGAAGATGAAGATTATAAAATTCGTATCCAAAAACTGGTTGAGAAACTAAACGAAGACGAATCACGTTATATTTATACAAAACTTAATTAA
- a CDS encoding amidohydrolase — protein MKKLLLSLLVFTGSITSILAQDFNKEYKAIEPKVIEWRREIHQNPELSNREFKTAEKIAKHLTSLGIEVQTGVAHTGVVGILKGKKPGKVIALRADIDALPVFERNDLPFKSTVVTDYKGEEVPVMHACGHDTHTAILMGVAEILSKHTDKIKGTVKFIFQPAEEGPPEGEEGGALLMVKEGVLKNPDVDAIFGLHINSQTPVGVIRYKSGGTMAAAQKFIINVKGKQSHGARPWSGVDPILISAKIIDGLQTIISREAELTNEAAVITVGKITSGVRFNIIPESAEMIGTIRTLDYDMKALINRRMEEMVPALAKAYGGEATIEIKDATDITYNDPDLVTKMLPTLNKVAGENNVQTQKAVTGAEDFSYFQKEVPGFFFFLGGMTPGNTESFPHHTPDFIIDDSGLLLGVKALTEMSIDYLSK, from the coding sequence ATGAAAAAACTATTATTAAGTCTTCTAGTTTTCACTGGAAGCATTACTTCTATTCTAGCTCAGGACTTTAACAAAGAATATAAGGCCATTGAACCTAAAGTCATAGAATGGAGAAGAGAGATACATCAGAATCCAGAACTATCTAACCGTGAATTTAAAACCGCAGAAAAGATTGCTAAACACCTTACTTCATTAGGAATAGAAGTACAAACTGGGGTAGCCCATACGGGGGTGGTTGGTATTTTAAAAGGAAAAAAGCCAGGCAAAGTCATTGCTTTGCGAGCAGATATTGACGCGTTACCTGTTTTTGAACGAAATGACCTTCCGTTTAAATCTACCGTAGTAACAGATTACAAAGGAGAAGAGGTACCTGTTATGCATGCTTGTGGACATGATACACATACAGCCATTCTCATGGGGGTAGCCGAGATTCTTTCTAAACACACCGATAAAATAAAAGGCACAGTCAAATTCATTTTTCAACCGGCTGAAGAAGGTCCGCCAGAAGGTGAAGAAGGTGGTGCACTACTCATGGTAAAAGAAGGTGTTCTCAAAAACCCAGATGTAGACGCTATATTCGGCCTTCATATCAACTCACAAACACCGGTGGGTGTAATTCGCTATAAATCGGGAGGCACTATGGCGGCGGCCCAGAAATTTATTATCAACGTAAAAGGAAAGCAAAGTCACGGTGCCAGACCTTGGTCCGGTGTTGACCCAATTCTAATCAGCGCAAAAATTATTGATGGCTTACAGACCATCATTAGTAGAGAAGCAGAATTGACTAATGAAGCCGCAGTGATCACCGTTGGAAAAATCACAAGTGGTGTACGGTTCAACATCATACCGGAAAGTGCAGAAATGATTGGCACCATCCGTACTTTAGATTATGACATGAAGGCACTAATCAATAGACGTATGGAGGAAATGGTTCCCGCCCTTGCCAAAGCTTATGGCGGTGAAGCTACAATTGAAATAAAAGACGCTACAGACATCACGTATAACGACCCAGACTTGGTAACAAAAATGCTGCCTACTTTAAACAAAGTAGCTGGAGAGAACAATGTGCAAACACAAAAGGCCGTTACAGGAGCGGAGGACTTCTCTTACTTTCAGAAAGAAGTACCAGGCTTCTTCTTCTTTTTAGGAGGGATGACACCCGGAAATACAGAGTCTTTTCCACATCATACACCAGATTTCATCATAGATGATAGCGGTCTATTACTGGGCGTAAAGGCTTTAACAGAAATGAGTATCGATTATCTTAGTAAATAG
- a CDS encoding DUF7935 family protein encodes MSGEGILQMFGFLLPAVVTGVVAFYFFKLHTKNEDGRRRFLLHKDSQKNTIPVRLQAYERMALFLERIAIPSLVVRVAPKSADKNAYESLLIKSVETEFEHNLSQQIYMTDECWNVIKAAKSATVQMIRKAAMSETDSADKLREDILTETMEKQSPSSTALTYIKREIGYLWQ; translated from the coding sequence ATGTCTGGAGAAGGAATTTTACAAATGTTCGGCTTTTTATTGCCTGCAGTAGTTACAGGGGTCGTTGCCTTTTATTTTTTTAAGTTACACACTAAAAACGAAGACGGGCGCAGACGCTTTCTACTACATAAAGACTCACAAAAGAACACTATACCTGTTCGTTTACAAGCATACGAGCGTATGGCACTTTTTCTTGAGCGAATAGCTATACCTAGTTTAGTGGTTAGAGTAGCACCAAAATCTGCCGACAAAAATGCATATGAAAGTCTTTTGATAAAAAGCGTTGAAACCGAGTTTGAACACAACCTTTCGCAACAAATTTATATGACGGACGAATGTTGGAATGTTATTAAGGCCGCTAAAAGTGCGACCGTTCAAATGATTCGTAAAGCAGCTATGAGCGAAACCGATTCGGCTGATAAATTACGAGAAGATATCCTTACGGAAACTATGGAGAAGCAATCGCCTTCATCAACAGCATTAACCTATATCAAAAGAGAAATAGGTTACCTCTGGCAGTAA
- a CDS encoding patatin-like phospholipase family protein translates to MRALVISGGGSKGAFAGGVAQYLMEELHHEYDFFLGTSTGSLLISHLALAKIEKIKEVYTNVNQHSIFSNCPFTIQKKHGVHTIGIDHWNVLKNFYKGRKTFGESRNLLKLIRNTLTVEEFENLKKGPKEIIATVSNLSLNQVEYKSINDCTYDEFCEWIWISCNYTPFMSLVRKNGCEYADGGLGNMVPIEEAIKRGATEVDVIVLQTEVSHLNRLPSRNAFSLLTTMFEYMLDRIEHQNIRIGKYVAKHNDAIINFYYTPTVLTTNSLIFDKEKMTVWWESGYNFAKYKNAELNQIEPEKGEVL, encoded by the coding sequence ATGAGGGCATTAGTCATATCAGGTGGAGGTAGTAAAGGTGCTTTTGCAGGCGGCGTTGCGCAATACCTAATGGAAGAACTCCATCATGAATACGATTTTTTTCTTGGCACCTCTACAGGTAGTTTGCTTATTTCTCACTTAGCTCTTGCTAAAATTGAAAAAATAAAAGAGGTTTATACGAATGTGAATCAGCATAGTATTTTCAGTAATTGCCCTTTCACCATACAAAAGAAACATGGCGTGCATACCATTGGTATAGACCACTGGAACGTGTTAAAGAACTTTTACAAAGGAAGAAAGACCTTTGGGGAAAGTAGAAACCTTCTAAAGCTGATAAGAAATACATTAACGGTAGAAGAGTTTGAAAATTTAAAAAAGGGACCAAAGGAGATTATTGCAACGGTTTCAAACCTATCCTTAAATCAGGTAGAATACAAAAGCATTAATGATTGCACTTATGATGAGTTTTGTGAGTGGATTTGGATTTCATGCAACTACACACCTTTTATGAGTTTAGTCCGCAAGAATGGCTGTGAATATGCAGATGGTGGATTGGGAAACATGGTTCCTATAGAGGAAGCAATAAAACGAGGCGCTACAGAAGTAGACGTTATTGTTTTGCAGACGGAAGTAAGCCATTTAAACCGGTTGCCTTCCCGAAATGCCTTCTCGCTACTTACCACAATGTTTGAGTATATGTTGGACCGTATAGAGCATCAAAACATTAGGATTGGCAAATATGTAGCAAAACATAATGATGCTATTATCAACTTTTATTATACGCCAACGGTCTTAACCACTAATTCCCTGATTTTTGATAAGGAAAAAATGACGGTTTGGTGGGAGAGTGGTTACAACTTTGCTAAATATAAAAATGCGGAACTCAACCAAATAGAACCGGAAAAGGGCGAGGTACTATAA
- a CDS encoding FMN-binding glutamate synthase family protein → MDQIISFFQSISWWVWVLIFLLIVAFRDIFFQRSHTISHNFPIVGHLRYWLESIGPEMRQYFVANNREELPFNRIERGWIYASAKKENNYEGFGTDRDIYAHQHVFIKNQMMAYKVPENHVNAIDKTFIPCAKVMGVHNKRKKPFRPSSIINVSAMSFGSLSAAAVESMNKGVAKADAYHNTGEGGLSPYHKQGGDVIFHIGTGYFGVRTPDGNFSMEKMKKLVTDNPTIKAIEIKLSQGAKPGKGGVLPGAKITAEIAEIRGVEIGKDVLSPATHKAFSNVKELLELIENIAEETGLPVGVKGAIGKLDQWEELADLMIKTGKGPDFITVDGGEGGTGAAPPSFADHVSLPWVYGFSSLYRVFLERKLTDRIVFIGSGKLGFPAKAAMAFAMGVDCINVAREAMMSIGCIQAQVCHTNRCPAGVATQSKWLQKGIDVPLKSDRLAQYFMTFRKEFLEITHASGYEHPCQYTMDDVQLNVDDNSLNRSLASSYGYNKAKVPFVNMQKLHDCIHLGGKHCENS, encoded by the coding sequence ATGGACCAAATAATTTCATTTTTTCAAAGTATTTCATGGTGGGTTTGGGTATTGATTTTTCTTTTGATTGTCGCCTTTAGAGATATCTTTTTTCAACGTTCACATACTATCTCGCACAACTTTCCTATAGTAGGTCACTTAAGATATTGGCTAGAAAGTATAGGTCCGGAAATGCGTCAATACTTTGTAGCGAACAATCGTGAAGAGCTTCCTTTTAATCGTATAGAAAGAGGTTGGATTTATGCTTCAGCGAAAAAGGAAAACAACTACGAAGGTTTTGGAACTGATCGTGATATCTATGCTCATCAGCATGTTTTCATAAAGAATCAAATGATGGCATATAAGGTACCTGAAAATCACGTAAATGCAATTGACAAAACATTTATTCCTTGTGCCAAGGTTATGGGAGTTCACAATAAAAGAAAAAAGCCATTTCGCCCCAGTTCTATTATTAATGTATCTGCTATGAGTTTTGGCTCGCTATCAGCTGCAGCTGTAGAATCAATGAACAAGGGTGTTGCGAAGGCTGATGCTTATCATAATACAGGTGAAGGCGGACTTTCCCCTTATCACAAACAAGGAGGTGATGTTATTTTTCATATCGGAACAGGTTATTTTGGAGTTCGTACGCCGGATGGAAATTTTTCCATGGAGAAAATGAAAAAGCTTGTTACTGACAATCCTACTATAAAAGCAATAGAGATTAAATTGTCGCAAGGAGCTAAACCAGGGAAAGGAGGTGTTCTACCTGGTGCTAAGATTACCGCTGAGATTGCAGAGATTAGAGGTGTTGAAATTGGAAAAGACGTATTATCACCAGCAACTCATAAAGCGTTTAGCAACGTTAAAGAACTTCTTGAACTCATTGAAAACATTGCCGAAGAAACTGGATTACCTGTAGGTGTTAAAGGAGCTATTGGAAAGTTAGACCAATGGGAAGAACTAGCTGATTTAATGATAAAAACCGGAAAAGGCCCCGATTTCATTACTGTAGATGGTGGTGAAGGCGGCACCGGTGCTGCTCCCCCATCATTTGCTGATCATGTTTCATTGCCATGGGTATATGGCTTCTCTAGTCTATATAGGGTTTTCCTAGAAAGAAAACTCACTGATCGTATTGTTTTTATTGGAAGTGGAAAACTAGGATTCCCGGCCAAGGCGGCAATGGCTTTTGCCATGGGTGTTGACTGCATTAACGTTGCTCGCGAGGCAATGATGAGTATAGGTTGTATTCAAGCTCAAGTTTGCCACACCAATCGCTGCCCCGCAGGTGTTGCTACTCAAAGTAAATGGCTACAGAAAGGAATTGACGTTCCGCTAAAATCAGACCGTTTAGCACAATATTTTATGACCTTTAGAAAAGAGTTTCTAGAAATTACTCATGCCTCGGGTTACGAACACCCTTGCCAGTACACTATGGATGACGTTCAATTAAATGTAGATGACAACTCTCTAAACCGTAGTTTAGCTTCTTCTTATGGCTACAACAAGGCCAAAGTTCCTTTTGTGAATATGCAAAAACTGCATGATTGCATTCACTTGGGAGGAAAGCATTGTGAAAACAGCTAA
- a CDS encoding OmpA family protein, which translates to MKHPILTFGLILFASLSIQAQRKSDLIEEIAQLKMQLDSVNAEVFDARKNEKVAVTKAESYGNQVTELQSANNTLMKNLNNFAEVSNKNSSMVSTAMANLATKEDQLKTIKAAIATNDSITIAVLTNVKQTMGENAKIGVAEGAVVVSSDLSSLYGSDTGTTLTPEAESWTEKIANILNANPSTTVTIEGLSMTGDIETPAKQAMAIAAILQNKFTIAPERIAALGRDGNLKEGIQVNIHPDFNKFYLMVREQMKN; encoded by the coding sequence ATGAAACACCCCATACTTACCTTTGGTCTTATCCTTTTCGCTAGCTTATCCATACAAGCCCAACGTAAAAGCGACCTTATAGAAGAAATAGCACAATTAAAAATGCAATTAGACTCAGTAAACGCTGAAGTTTTTGATGCAAGAAAGAATGAAAAAGTAGCCGTCACCAAAGCGGAGTCATACGGAAATCAGGTAACTGAACTTCAAAGTGCGAACAATACTTTAATGAAGAACTTGAATAATTTCGCAGAGGTTTCTAATAAAAATTCGAGCATGGTATCTACTGCCATGGCCAATCTTGCAACTAAAGAAGATCAACTTAAAACAATAAAAGCTGCCATTGCCACCAATGATTCCATTACTATAGCAGTTTTGACCAATGTAAAGCAGACTATGGGAGAAAATGCCAAAATAGGCGTTGCCGAAGGTGCTGTGGTTGTTTCTTCAGATTTATCTAGTTTATACGGAAGTGATACTGGAACTACGCTTACGCCTGAAGCAGAATCTTGGACAGAGAAAATTGCAAATATCTTAAATGCCAATCCTAGTACAACTGTTACCATAGAGGGTCTTAGTATGACTGGAGATATTGAAACTCCTGCAAAACAGGCTATGGCCATCGCTGCTATCTTACAAAACAAATTCACAATAGCTCCTGAGCGTATTGCTGCATTAGGAAGAGATGGAAATTTAAAAGAAGGTATTCAAGTGAACATTCACCCTGATTTTAATAAATTCTATCTCATGGTCCGAGAGCAGATGAAGAACTAA
- a CDS encoding DNA topoisomerase IV subunit B: MSEESQYTEDNIRSLDWKEHIRLRPGMYIGKLGDGSSADDGIYILLKETIDNCIDEFVMGAGKTIEISIHGDRVIVRDYGRGIPLGKVVDVVSKMNTGGKYDSRAFKKSVGLNGVGTKAVNALSSFFRVESTRDGKSKSAEFQIGELQKEELLDETTRRRGTKVSFTPDEAIFKKFKYRNEYVERMLKNYVYLNPGLTIVFNGEKFYSENGLKDLLEDNNNAEDILYPVIHLKGDDIEVAITHSKTQYSEEYHSFVNGQHTTHGGTHQAAFREALVKTIRDFYGKNYDASDIRKSVISAIAIKVMEPVFESQTKTKLGSTEMGGKFPTVRTYINDFIGKYLDNYLHKNPETAEKLQRKIMMAERERKDLSGIRKLARDRAKKSNLHNKKLRDCRVHLGDMKHDRRLDSTLFITEGDSASGSITKSRDVNTQAVFSLRGKPLNSYGMSKKIVYENEEFNLLQAALNIEESMEDLRYNNVVIATDADVDGMHIRLLLITFFLQFFPELIKENHLYILQTPLFRVRNKKETIYCYSEDERRNAMEKLSGKPEITRFKGLGEISPDEFQHFIGEDIRLEPVMLDKAMSIEALLSFYMGKNTPDRQKFIIENLKVEIDLVEENKL; this comes from the coding sequence ATGTCTGAGGAAAGTCAATATACAGAAGATAATATACGTTCACTCGATTGGAAAGAACACATTCGCCTGCGTCCCGGTATGTATATCGGTAAGCTGGGTGATGGTTCTTCGGCCGATGATGGTATTTATATCTTGTTAAAAGAAACCATTGACAATTGTATTGATGAGTTTGTGATGGGGGCTGGTAAGACCATTGAAATCTCAATTCATGGGGACCGTGTAATTGTGCGTGATTACGGTCGTGGTATTCCTTTGGGAAAGGTGGTGGATGTGGTTTCAAAAATGAACACCGGAGGTAAGTATGACTCGCGTGCATTTAAGAAGTCCGTTGGCTTAAACGGTGTAGGTACCAAGGCGGTGAATGCTCTTTCTAGCTTCTTTCGTGTAGAGAGCACCAGGGACGGAAAATCTAAGTCCGCCGAATTTCAAATTGGCGAACTTCAAAAAGAAGAGCTTCTTGATGAAACTACCAGACGAAGGGGTACAAAGGTTAGTTTTACTCCTGATGAAGCCATTTTTAAGAAATTTAAGTACAGAAACGAGTATGTGGAACGCATGCTCAAAAACTATGTATATCTAAATCCGGGATTGACTATCGTTTTTAATGGCGAAAAATTTTATTCGGAAAATGGATTAAAAGATTTACTGGAGGATAACAATAACGCAGAGGATATTCTTTATCCGGTTATCCATTTAAAAGGTGATGATATTGAGGTTGCCATTACACACAGTAAAACGCAGTATAGTGAGGAATATCACTCCTTTGTAAACGGACAGCATACGACCCATGGTGGTACGCACCAAGCGGCATTTCGTGAAGCTTTGGTTAAGACTATTCGTGACTTTTACGGAAAGAACTACGATGCCTCTGATATTCGGAAATCTGTTATTTCTGCAATTGCCATTAAGGTGATGGAGCCTGTTTTTGAAAGTCAGACAAAAACCAAGTTGGGTTCTACGGAAATGGGAGGTAAGTTCCCTACAGTGCGAACGTATATTAACGACTTTATAGGAAAGTATTTAGATAACTACCTGCACAAGAATCCGGAAACGGCAGAAAAGTTGCAGCGTAAAATTATGATGGCCGAAAGGGAAAGAAAGGATCTTTCCGGTATTCGTAAACTTGCTCGTGATCGTGCTAAGAAATCAAATCTTCATAATAAGAAGTTGAGGGATTGTCGCGTGCATTTGGGCGATATGAAACATGATCGTCGTTTAGATAGTACGTTATTCATTACTGAGGGAGACTCTGCTTCCGGTTCAATTACAAAATCACGTGATGTAAATACGCAGGCGGTATTCAGTCTTCGGGGAAAGCCGCTGAACTCTTATGGCATGTCTAAAAAAATCGTATACGAAAATGAAGAATTCAACCTGCTTCAGGCGGCTTTGAACATTGAAGAGTCTATGGAAGACTTGCGTTACAACAATGTGGTAATTGCAACGGATGCGGATGTTGATGGTATGCATATTAGATTATTATTGATTACATTTTTCTTGCAATTTTTTCCTGAATTGATAAAAGAGAATCATTTATACATTTTGCAAACGCCATTATTCCGGGTTCGGAATAAAAAAGAAACCATTTATTGCTATAGCGAGGATGAGCGAAGAAACGCAATGGAAAAACTATCCGGTAAACCAGAGATAACACGCTTTAAAGGTTTAGGTGAAATTTCGCCAGATGAGTTCCAGCATTTTATAGGTGAGGATATTAGGTTAGAACCGGTAATGTTAGATAAGGCAATGTCAATAGAAGCGTTATTAAGTTTTTATATGGGTAAGAATACACCGGATCGCCAAAAATTTATCATAGAAAATCTTAAAGTAGAGATAGACTTGGTAGAAGAAAACAAATTATAA